The Lolium perenne isolate Kyuss_39 chromosome 6, Kyuss_2.0, whole genome shotgun sequence genome segment tcatATTTCCGTTTCGGTGACAACTGCATCCATGCTTTTATAAACAACACAGTAATTCAAGGTTACACCATCGCAGCTCGGTTGGAAATCTAAAAAATCTCTAAATCACACTGATCATACCAATGTCACCAGGGCAGCCAAGCGTGCATAAATTGGGGTTAATTTACATTCATGTAATCCATTGGATTTCGTAAGATACAATCAATTGGGGTTAATTTACATTCATGTGATGTTGAATTATTGCACCTAAATTGAAGGTGAGTCTTAATGTTTTTGTAAGTTTTGTAAATACCATGTGATTTCCTGTTATACACTAAATTGTCTCTTGCAAAATAAATAAAACACGAGagaccgtggcaacgcacgggcattcaactagtaataGTAAAGATACAGTAACTTTTGTAGTTTATCACGAATCTTtatcatttgtcttttttttttcaGTTTATCTGGTCCGAGGGGGATTTACTAAGTTTACCCACAAAATCAGATTTTGATTAAGAAAAACCCTGTCCAAAAGAGTTCCAAAATGGAAAACGCGAGTCCATGTTCCTGACGGCATCCATCTGTCCTTCTATAACATCTCTATCTCTCCACCCTCGTTCCGTCTTCTGATCGTTTTTTGGCTCACAGCGCCGACGacggccgccgccggccgccgacaGGCATCCATCTGTGATTTATCTGTACATCCCAAAAGGAAAGAGGGAGTCCGTCCTCCTCACGAGTTGGACTTGCCCACCGCCGCACGGCATGCATCCCAAATGGAAGCGGCAGCCCCgacgacggcccgccgccaggCATCCACCTGTTCGTCCATCTCGCCGCTTGGTAGACGCAATGCCTCCTAGGAAGAAGCACAAGAGTGCACCGCGGGTGAGCGGCCCCGACCGCATAGGCGACCTCCCTGACTGCATCCTCCAGCACGTCCTCTCCTTCCTCCCAGCGCAGGCGGCCGTGCAGACTTGCGTGCTCGCCCGCCGCTGGCGCGACCTCTGGAGGTCCACCAGATGCCTGCGCATCGTTAACCTTCACGATGAAATCCAATACATCCGCAAGTTCGTGGACCATCTGCTGATCCTTCGTGAGCGCACCGACCTGGACACTGTTGAGATCAAATTCAGTTGTGAATACTGGGAAGAAGACGTGGCCTATGTGAACCTATGGATCCGTTTCGCCGTCATGTACAATGTCCGGGTGCTCACCCTTCATGTCTCTCATCGTTATCTTCACCTACACGACCTGCCTCTTGTCTCTCGGCATCTCACAACATTGGACCTTTACGGTCTAGCCCTAGAAGAGAAAGTTCTCGGCTTTGCTAGCTGCCCAGCGTTGGAGAATCTGAAGATGAGTCTCTGCGAAATCCATGCTGCAAGGATATCGTCCCGTTCCCTCAAGCATTTGAGCATCACCGACTGCCGCTCAGACTTGGATGATTGCCGGGTCCGTGTTTCTACTCCGGGCCTTGTATCGCTGGAGCTACTTGACTTTCTGTGGAGAACACCTTTTTTTGAAAACATGGCGCTGCTAGAGAGTGCACGTGTGAGTATTAGCGAATACTGCCATGATGATGTCTCTTGGAATTATTATGATTCTGGTGTTCTCGATGGAGCTAATAACAATGCAGGCAGCGATTGTGTGCTTCTGGGTGGTTTGTCAAGTGCTAGGCACCTTGAGTTGCGATCTGATGGTACAAAGGTATGCCACTTGTCTTTAAATCATTTATGTTATGTTACGCCTTTTTTGTGTTCCACTATCTACATTGCTTCTGCGTATAGGATACTTGATTTGTTTAATTTTTGTGTTTTATTTCCAGTACATTTTTAGAAGAGATGTGAAGCATTGCCCGATATTTAGCAAGTTAAAGACTTTAATACTCAATGAGTACTGGTGCGAGGCTCCTGACTTCAGTCCACTAGCTTGCATCCTGAAAAAATCACCAGTTCTAGAGAAGCTCACTCTTCAACTCTTTTCCAAGGTACGTATAAATCTTCTGACAGGGAAATTGCTGCATTGTTGAAGTTATTACCGATTCTTCATCTTGGTTTTCAATTCTTTCTGCTTCAGGGACCAAATCATAAAGTGGAAATGAAAGGATGCTACAGCTCAACAGAGAAATCATCTGCAATATCAGAGCACCTTAACACAGTTGAAATCAAGTGTAACGTGGTGGATGAGAAGATTCTCGAAGTCATGAAGTTCCTGAAGGCATTTAACATACGTAAGCTAACTACTCTTTATATTCTGATTTAGCTTTCATATGAGGGGAAAAAACTGCAAAAGCAAGCAGTGAAGAAGAAACTTCTGAATTCTGTACCAAGAACAGTTCGTACGGGTACTAAATTATTTGAGACATGAAAATCTGGAGCATGTCTGGTGAAGCGCAAAAGGCAAAACAAGTATATAATCCATTTTGTTGGCAACGGAATTTAACTGTGCTGAATAAATTATCAGTATAACATAACATGTGGACTTCTTGGTTGGTTCTGGTCTTGTGGGCACTTGTACAAATGTCTGAGTCGATTAATTAGAGTAGTGATAGCATCTTCGCATGTTGACGCATCTTTAGAAAGGTGAAATAAGGAACTCAAATGTGTGCAGTGATATTCTAGTCTGACTCGTTTTGTTGTTGCATAATTGGTGCTAATCAATAACAATTTTTACTGTCTCGTTGGATATGAGCAACTGCTTGTTCATGAGGGCAAAATTATACAGTATTTGATTCGTTTTTAATAGCAGCGTGATATCCTTACATTATATACACATAGTATGACGTCCTTACATTATAATATACACATAGTATGATGTCCTTACATTATAGCTTTGCAAGTGACTCATTTCATTGTTCCTGGGAAGTCTTTACAATATACCATGGTTTTAAATAGCCGGCTACAGGCTATAGCCGCAGCCTGCCAAAacagctatagccggctatttaaggACTTTAGCACCTTTAGCCGGGAGAGGCTATAGCGGCTATTTAAAACAGAGCAATTTACATTACATTTTCTTCATAAAGAAAGGTCTGTACATAACATTATCGAGCGGTATGCTTGATAAGTAACCTCAACCAACAAACAGTATGTCATGATTCTTATTTCACTTTTCCTTCACCATGAAGTTTGCTTATGACCTATCTTGCACTCTCATCTTGGAGCGGTTTAGCTAGCTGTTTTTCTGATAGATTGCCGGATTAAGCTAGAAAAGTATAGAGAATATAATCAAAGTCTGCTCATATTCATGTCAAGATAAGTTGCACGTGCTAAAGTGAATCTCCTACACACAATCGCTTTCAAAACTGAGCATTTTTTACTAGTGCAGAAACGCCAGACTCTTATATTTTCTTCTCATTTTTGTACAGGATTCAGTTCCGGGTAAAGGTGACAAGATCTTGGCTGCCACTGGATCAGCCATCTCTTGACTATTGAAGAGTGCAAGGCTGAAGCATATATGCTGCGACAATGTTTCTATTTTTTGTTTTATTGTTTTTGCGCTCTAGAATCCGCAATATATCCTGTAATTTCTCTTGAGTGCGGATTTTGTACGCCCACGCATGAGTGTGGGTGTATTCTGTACCGCTCGTTCGTTCATTGAGATTCGCACTAGTACATGCTAGTTGGACATTGTTTTCTCCCATCCCCAATTTATCTGTCTCATCTTCTCTCCTTTTCTCGTGGCTTTTCTGCATGCGAGCAGGGACAGGAGGTCAGGCTTTGTCCATGTCAGAAGGTAGCTTTAGGTAGCTAGAGATGCAACTTGCAGTTCCTGTCGGAGCAGTTCTCCTTTTCCCGTTCTCTTCCAAAACAACTTGCAGTTCTTGTAGCAAAGTGGATGGAACGGCGCACGGGTCTCGCCGCCGATGTATTTGGGGCGCCGTCGGTCTGGCGGGGCATGATGCGGTCGCCGAAGCTGCAGAGTATCTTGAAGCGGAAGCTTCCGCCGCCACCGTCAAGCTGGGCGCGGTCCAGCATGCAGGTCACGCGAGCATCCACGCCTTTGAACCGTCGGCGTCGGACAGCCGTGTGCGAGGCTCCTCCGTGCCCTGTCGTCCCTGCCCTCGCGAGCATGCGGGTGCTCCAGCAGTCCAGCTGCATACCAACCAAGGTAGGCTGTTGCCGGCCAGTGTGGCCACTTGCGCCGGTGTGAAGTAGTGCCCTGCTCGGCTCATGCGTCGTCCTGCCCGTGGCCGTGGACGCGCGCATGCCGGCCAAGTTCTGCAGCTCATCGATGCGCGCACGTCTGCCAAGGAAGCAAGCGCTGGCTTAAGAATTTTGCTAGTCTAGCTAGCACTTGCGTCAAGCAAGCCGGTGGATGGATGGGCGGTGATCTAGCTAGCAGTTTTGCTAGCAAGCAAGCTTGTAGATGGATACGGCTGAAAAATACAGAAAAATAAACAGTTCATTTGATTTGCGAGTTCCGATGGAGGAACCATCCCCAAATTTTCGAAAACAAATATGTCGGCGTCCCAAAAGCAGTGCGCTGGCACCGTTTCATCAATGGCGACGGATAGTATACATACAACTGAAGagagaaagagagggagagagagagagccaagcATCAATGGTGAGCCGTTGCGAATCCTGAACCTCTAAATTCCGGAGTAGAGTACATTGCAAGGGAAATTTTGCGCCCAATTTAACAAGTATGACACAATTGGCTGTTGTATCCACCCACAATCCTAATAAAACACCCACGCCTAAAACAATGCGATTCCTTCCCGTCCAGTACACCAAAGGGAGAACAATAGGAAAATAAATCTGAACCCGAAATGCAGTGTAATGAAAGCATCATCCATCGGCGTCGGCGACGAAGCTGCAATTATTTCCCAGGTAGAGGCGGGAGAAGCCGGCGTGGTCCGCGACCTATGGCTTGTCACCAGCGCCGGCGACGTGGGAGACGGCCCAGGCCAGCATCTCCCATAAGTCAGCATATGCGGCGGGTATGGGGTCCTCGAGCCGCACCTGCGCGTAGGGCGCCTTGACCGCAGAGACGAGGGAGTCCGCGAGCGGCCGCATCCGGCGAGTCGAGCGGCAGCACCCCGTGGACCTGCTTCTCCGTGTTGTTCGGGAAGAAGGTGTCGGCGAGGTTCCCCGACAACTTGATCTTGCTCAACGATGGCGACGATGGTGGTGGTCTTGGCGTCACCACCGAGCAGCCGCCGGAGCAGCCGCCGTGATCCGTCGGCGTGGCCACTGAGCCGCCGCCGGAGCAGCCGCCGTGTGCTGTCGGCGTGGCCACCGAGCCGCCACCGGAGCAGCCGCCGTGATCCGTCAGCGTGGCCACGGAGCCGCCTCCGGAGCAGCCGCCGTGCACCGTTGGCGTCATGGTGGCCGGATGCGTCGCAGCTGCGGACGTCGGTGTCGTGATGACCAAGACATGGTGCAGCTATGGGAGAAAGGTGTGGAGGAGGGGATGGTGGAGAAGGAGTTGGGGAGGGGATGATAGAGAAAAACCAGAGCCATCCGCGTGACAGGAGAGAGGAAGCAGTGTCCAGAGAGAGAAGAACCACAGGCGAGAGGGATCGGGTGCGGTATGGTTCGTCGCCCCGCGAATCTTGCGTGTCAAAGCGGTTTCAGTGGCTTTTTGACTATTCTAGTGGAACCCACATACTGTGTAAAATTGGAGAAACTGGTTCATAAGGGTTTCTCTCCCATGCTACTTTTTCCGAATCTCAAAGAATCAGATGGCTGGGGCAACATCCACACTCATGCTTGGGTGTACAAATGTATTTCCTAATTTCTCTTGCACTTTGGTTCATGCTGAAAATTATTCAGCTCTTGTACTGGTCACTCCTGGCATTACTTTTTGGCTTTGGCACAGAGGTGATCAGTTTATTTTGTCTTCTGTGCCAAGATCTTGATATTCACAAAAGCGAAACAAAAGATGTTGCTGTAGGTTGCATATGCTTAAATTTTCG includes the following:
- the LOC127310707 gene encoding F-box/FBD/LRR-repeat protein At5g22660-like, with the translated sequence MPPRKKHKSAPRVSGPDRIGDLPDCILQHVLSFLPAQAAVQTCVLARRWRDLWRSTRCLRIVNLHDEIQYIRKFVDHLLILRERTDLDTVEIKFSCEYWEEDVAYVNLWIRFAVMYNVRVLTLHVSHRYLHLHDLPLVSRHLTTLDLYGLALEEKVLGFASCPALENLKMSLCEIHAARISSRSLKHLSITDCRSDLDDCRVRVSTPGLVSLELLDFLWRTPFFENMALLESARVSISEYCHDDVSWNYYDSGVLDGANNNAGSDCVLLGGLSSARHLELRSDGTKYIFRRDVKHCPIFSKLKTLILNEYWCEAPDFSPLACILKKSPVLEKLTLQLFSKGPNHKVEMKGCYSSTEKSSAISEHLNTVEIKCNVVDEKILEVMKFLKAFNIRKLTTLYILI